The proteins below are encoded in one region of Sedimentibacter sp. zth1:
- a CDS encoding D-alanyl-D-alanine carboxypeptidase family protein — MRKISIFLLITLLLNSIVAFADNDDSLTLSSKSVVLLSADDGQILYEKNCNDKLSPASITKIMLLILTSEKLHSGDIKFTDETTITKHASSMGGSQVFLEENEVQTVESLLKAICIRSANDASVAMAELLFGSEEACVNMMNEKAIELNMKNTQFMNVTGLPCENHYSSAYDIALMSMELLKYDYANKYMLTWMDSIMVGKNKDIEQVLVNTNRLINNYNGLLGLKTGYTHEAKYCLSAAALRKGTKLIAVVLGCDDTKVRFQEAAKLLNHGFANYKNLLFYEKEQPITQACVECSTKENINIICKENISLLTTSNCKIEDYSIEYKINEHLKAPLDYLTPIGKLTVSKDGKVLKEFDLYPEGEIPKQPFFEFYIRNIIKKLIN; from the coding sequence ATGAGGAAAATATCCATATTTTTATTAATTACGTTATTATTAAATTCAATAGTAGCTTTTGCTGACAACGATGATAGCTTAACATTATCTTCAAAATCTGTAGTGTTACTGAGTGCAGATGATGGTCAAATCTTATACGAGAAAAATTGTAATGATAAGCTTTCCCCAGCGAGTATAACAAAAATAATGTTACTTATACTTACTAGTGAAAAATTACATTCGGGCGACATAAAGTTCACAGATGAAACTACTATTACAAAGCACGCATCTAGTATGGGTGGCAGTCAAGTTTTTCTTGAAGAAAATGAAGTACAAACAGTTGAAAGCTTATTAAAAGCTATATGCATAAGAAGTGCAAATGATGCATCTGTAGCTATGGCAGAGTTGCTTTTTGGCTCAGAAGAAGCTTGCGTGAATATGATGAATGAAAAGGCAATTGAATTGAATATGAAAAATACACAGTTTATGAACGTTACAGGTTTGCCTTGCGAAAATCATTATTCTAGCGCTTATGATATAGCACTAATGTCAATGGAACTTTTAAAATATGATTATGCCAATAAATACATGCTTACATGGATGGATAGCATAATGGTAGGCAAAAATAAAGATATAGAACAAGTTTTGGTTAATACAAATAGATTAATAAATAACTATAATGGGTTATTAGGACTAAAAACAGGTTATACACATGAAGCTAAATATTGTTTATCAGCTGCTGCATTGAGAAAGGGTACAAAGCTTATAGCTGTTGTTTTAGGTTGTGATGATACAAAAGTTAGATTTCAAGAGGCTGCAAAACTTCTAAATCATGGCTTCGCTAATTATAAAAACTTATTATTTTATGAAAAGGAACAGCCTATAACGCAAGCTTGTGTTGAATGCTCAACAAAAGAAAATATAAATATCATTTGCAAAGAAAATATTAGCTTGTTGACAACAAGTAATTGCAAAATTGAAGATTATAGTATAGAATATAAAATAAATGAACATTTAAAAGCGCCATTAGACTATCTTACGCCTATTGGTAAACTTACCGTATCAAAGGATGGTAAAGTTCTAAAAGAATTTGATTTGTATCCAGAAGGTGAAATTCCCAAACAACCATTTTTTGAATTTTATATTAGAAATATTATTAAAAAATTAATTAATTAA
- the xseB gene encoding exodeoxyribonuclease VII small subunit — protein sequence MVDKSENYESFEQAMDVLKSTVQNLEKGSSVKLDNLIQNYEKGINAYNYCINKLEQTKKQINIINNNEII from the coding sequence ATGGTAGATAAAAGTGAAAATTATGAAAGTTTTGAGCAAGCAATGGATGTTCTAAAAAGTACTGTTCAAAATTTAGAAAAAGGTAGTTCAGTAAAATTAGATAATTTAATACAAAATTATGAAAAAGGTATCAATGCATACAATTATTGTATAAATAAATTAGAACAAACAAAAAAACAAATAAATATTATAAATAATAATGAAATAATATAA
- the recN gene encoding DNA repair protein RecN, translating into MLLNLNIKNLAVFEDISISFDNGFNVITGETGAGKSILIDALFLLIGYRASKELIRNGNKKAYISAAFDITDNLNVLDYLNQNNILIEEDDYLIISREILNSGKSINKINNNIVSISILKELGVFLLDIYGQFEQQYIYKKENHIVLLDNLASGELANELSEYESLYKEYRHKLLKVREIEDKLINKDSKIEQYTYEINEIEEAILKEDEEDNLIRELKKISNIKEIKTNLYEIEGNLTQNDSSAINIINHSYSLLTKISNFDDHINEYLQKLDIIIDELQDLTFNIINYSESLDIDEEKLDEIDKRISLINRLKRKYGFSIIKIFEYKDELKKEYTILLEADNKLSKLNKELEIIKSKLAEKASIITKARQKIAEYIEKNIVKELDDLNMKNAKFKVNIITKSDFSINGVDDIEFLMCTNSGSNFNSIQKIVSGGEASRIMLAFKKLGSDNLYKSTLIFDEIDTGISGKTAQMAGNKMKFISKNTQVICITHSPQIASISETHFMIEKNNVLDKTVSHIKKLHNDEKINEVARLLSGMNITVKSLNNAKELIEESNK; encoded by the coding sequence ATGTTGTTGAATTTAAATATAAAAAATTTAGCTGTTTTTGAAGATATATCAATTAGTTTTGATAATGGTTTTAATGTTATAACAGGTGAAACTGGTGCGGGTAAATCTATATTAATAGATGCATTATTTTTGCTTATTGGGTATCGTGCTAGTAAAGAGCTTATTAGAAATGGAAACAAAAAAGCATATATTAGTGCTGCATTTGATATTACAGACAATTTAAATGTTCTTGATTATTTAAACCAGAATAATATATTAATTGAAGAAGATGACTATTTGATAATATCTAGAGAAATATTGAATAGTGGGAAAAGTATAAATAAAATCAATAATAATATTGTTTCAATAAGTATTTTAAAAGAGCTTGGTGTATTCCTTTTAGATATATATGGACAATTTGAGCAACAATATATTTATAAAAAAGAAAACCATATAGTACTTTTAGATAATCTTGCATCTGGTGAATTAGCCAATGAATTAAGTGAATATGAAAGTTTGTATAAAGAATATAGGCATAAATTGTTGAAAGTACGGGAAATAGAAGATAAGCTTATTAATAAAGATAGTAAGATAGAGCAATATACATACGAAATCAATGAAATAGAAGAAGCCATACTCAAAGAGGATGAAGAAGATAATTTAATTAGGGAATTAAAAAAAATATCTAATATCAAAGAAATTAAAACTAACTTATATGAAATAGAGGGAAATTTAACACAAAATGATTCTTCGGCTATCAATATAATTAATCATTCATATAGTTTGCTGACTAAAATTAGCAATTTTGATGATCATATAAATGAGTATTTGCAAAAATTAGATATTATTATAGATGAGCTGCAAGATTTGACTTTTAATATAATAAATTATTCAGAATCATTAGACATTGATGAAGAAAAATTAGATGAAATAGATAAAAGAATTTCATTAATAAATAGATTGAAAAGAAAATACGGATTTAGTATAATTAAAATTTTTGAATATAAAGATGAGTTAAAAAAAGAGTATACAATACTTTTAGAAGCAGATAATAAATTATCGAAACTTAATAAAGAATTAGAAATTATAAAATCTAAGCTAGCAGAAAAAGCGAGTATAATTACAAAAGCTAGGCAAAAAATAGCTGAATATATAGAGAAAAATATTGTTAAAGAGCTAGATGATTTGAATATGAAAAATGCAAAATTTAAAGTTAATATTATTACAAAAAGTGATTTTTCCATAAATGGAGTTGACGATATTGAATTTTTGATGTGTACTAATTCAGGAAGTAATTTCAATTCTATACAAAAAATAGTATCTGGAGGAGAAGCTTCAAGAATTATGTTAGCTTTTAAAAAATTAGGTAGTGATAATTTATATAAATCAACCTTAATATTTGATGAAATTGATACGGGTATTAGTGGAAAAACTGCACAAATGGCAGGTAATAAGATGAAGTTTATTTCAAAAAATACACAGGTTATTTGCATAACACATTCACCACAAATTGCATCAATCTCTGAAACTCACTTTATGATAGAAAAAAATAATGTATTAGATAAAACAGTTAGCCATATCAAAAAATTACATAATGATGAAAAGATTAATGAGGTAGCAAGACTATTGAGTGGAATGAATATAACTGTTAAATCATTGAACAATGCAAAAGAATTAATAGAAGAAAGCAACAAATAA
- a CDS encoding NUDIX hydrolase, with amino-acid sequence MNKEITVNSEKVFEGKIINVRIDTVEVPNKKYAKREIVEHKGAVGIVAMDNDELILVKQYRKAVEDFLYEIPAGKLELNEEPLAAANRELIEETGFCPNKLEKLTEFYTSPGFSNEKIYLYKATELKEVGSNPDEDEFIEIVRIKFDEALNLVKQNKIKDAKTIIAILYVLNV; translated from the coding sequence ATGAATAAAGAAATTACTGTTAATAGTGAAAAAGTATTTGAAGGAAAAATTATAAATGTAAGGATTGATACAGTCGAGGTTCCTAATAAAAAATATGCTAAAAGAGAAATTGTTGAGCACAAGGGTGCTGTTGGTATAGTAGCAATGGATAATGATGAGTTAATTTTAGTAAAACAATATAGGAAAGCTGTTGAAGACTTTTTATATGAGATACCTGCCGGAAAGTTAGAACTTAATGAAGAACCATTGGCTGCTGCAAATAGAGAACTTATAGAAGAAACAGGGTTTTGTCCAAATAAATTAGAAAAATTAACAGAATTTTATACTTCTCCTGGATTTAGCAATGAAAAAATATATCTATATAAAGCGACAGAATTGAAAGAAGTTGGATCAAATCCTGATGAGGATGAATTTATAGAAATTGTTCGAATCAAATTTGATGAAGCTTTAAATTTAGTTAAGCAAAATAAAATTAAGGATGCTAAAACGATTATAGCAATTCTTTATGTATTAAATGTTTAA
- a CDS encoding dCMP deaminase family protein: protein MKYADYLSWDEYFMGLAILSSKRSKDSTTQVGACIVNSDNKILSVGYNGMPTGCDDAVMPWDREGSPLETKYLYVCHAELNAILNNDSGSLKGTKLYTTLFPCNECAKAIIQSGIIEIVYLSDKYSETDSVIASKKMFDMVNLKYTKYKMSEKNIEFIL, encoded by the coding sequence ATGAAATATGCTGATTATTTATCTTGGGATGAATATTTTATGGGATTGGCGATTCTCTCTTCTAAGAGAAGTAAGGACAGTACTACTCAGGTTGGAGCATGCATAGTAAATTCAGATAACAAAATTCTATCTGTTGGATATAATGGCATGCCAACAGGATGTGATGACGCTGTTATGCCTTGGGATAGAGAAGGAAGTCCTCTTGAAACAAAATACTTATATGTATGTCATGCAGAATTAAATGCAATATTAAACAATGATAGTGGTTCGTTAAAAGGTACAAAATTATATACAACATTATTTCCGTGTAATGAATGCGCAAAAGCTATAATTCAAAGTGGTATCATAGAAATTGTATATTTATCAGATAAATACTCTGAAACTGATTCTGTCATAGCATCAAAAAAAATGTTTGATATGGTTAATTTGAAATATACTAAGTATAAAATGAGCGAGAAAAATATAGAATTTATACTTTAA
- a CDS encoding tyrosine-type recombinase/integrase → MDNVIENYKKRLEDKKLSVNTINSYIYDINCFISYLKNEYKELFYNVKKTHVLTFLVDLQKNGKSSSTISRNISSLKSFYEYLREEKLISDNPIQNIHSPKHIRKLPLILEEKEIMKLLSLPDINTFKGSRDSAILELLYSSGIKVSELINIKIQDIVPYASIIHINGKIQRIVPVGKLALKAISNYLSDFRNNKSKSDCEFLFINNSGEALTRQGVWKILKFYENKLELNKELSPQILRNSFAVHLLNHGADVLSVKELMGHKNLTAMQNYMQVTDLKSLQTYKNTHPRA, encoded by the coding sequence ATGGACAATGTTATTGAAAATTATAAAAAAAGATTAGAAGATAAAAAATTAAGTGTAAATACTATCAACTCTTATATTTATGATATTAATTGCTTTATAAGTTATCTAAAAAATGAATATAAAGAATTATTTTATAATGTTAAAAAGACACATGTTTTAACATTTTTAGTAGACCTTCAAAAAAACGGAAAGAGTTCTTCAACCATTTCTAGAAATATAAGTTCACTAAAAAGTTTTTATGAATATTTGAGAGAAGAAAAATTAATTAGTGACAATCCAATACAAAATATACATAGTCCAAAACACATACGAAAATTACCGCTTATTTTAGAAGAAAAAGAAATTATGAAGTTGCTAAGTTTGCCAGATATAAATACTTTTAAAGGAAGTAGAGATTCTGCAATATTAGAACTATTGTATTCATCAGGCATAAAAGTATCGGAGCTGATTAATATTAAAATACAGGATATTGTTCCCTATGCTTCGATTATACATATCAATGGCAAAATTCAAAGAATTGTTCCTGTAGGAAAATTAGCATTGAAAGCAATTAGTAATTATTTATCGGATTTTAGAAATAATAAATCTAAGAGTGATTGTGAATTTTTATTTATAAATAATAGTGGAGAAGCATTAACTCGACAAGGAGTATGGAAAATACTTAAATTTTATGAAAATAAGTTAGAGCTAAACAAAGAATTATCCCCACAAATTTTGAGAAATTCTTTTGCTGTTCATTTACTTAATCACGGAGCTGATGTATTGTCTGTTAAAGAATTAATGGGGCATAAAAATTTGACAGCAATGCAAAACTACATGCAAGTTACAGATTTAAAATCATTACAAACATATAAAAATACACATCCGAGAGCTTGA
- the scpB gene encoding SMC-Scp complex subunit ScpB — protein MKNEKIKSIIESLLFVWGEPLKLSEISNILNMKHTETIQVLTEMVEEYNKDEKRGLLLRQFGDTYQLTTKSENYEYINLLMQESTTTKSLSTAALETLSIVAYKQPVTRVEIDIIRGVKSSNIVKGLMEKGLVKEVGKLDKPGKPTLFGTTAEFLKHFGLKTIEELPKIEIEEDGDKKAI, from the coding sequence ATGAAAAATGAAAAAATAAAAAGTATTATAGAAAGTTTACTATTTGTATGGGGAGAACCATTAAAGCTAAGTGAAATTTCTAATATACTGAACATGAAACATACTGAAACAATACAAGTATTAACTGAAATGGTTGAAGAATATAATAAAGATGAAAAAAGAGGATTGCTTCTACGACAATTTGGAGACACTTATCAGCTAACAACAAAATCAGAAAACTATGAATATATAAATCTTTTAATGCAGGAGTCGACAACAACAAAGTCGTTGTCGACTGCTGCTCTTGAAACGCTTTCTATAGTTGCATATAAGCAACCCGTAACAAGAGTTGAAATTGATATTATCAGAGGTGTTAAAAGTTCTAATATTGTAAAAGGTTTGATGGAAAAAGGTTTAGTAAAAGAAGTAGGTAAGCTTGATAAACCAGGCAAGCCAACATTATTTGGTACAACCGCTGAGTTTTTAAAGCATTTTGGATTAAAAACTATCGAAGAACTTCCAAAAATAGAAATTGAAGAGGATGGAGACAAAAAAGCAATATAG
- the spo0A gene encoding sporulation transcription factor Spo0A, with protein sequence MKEKVKIVIADDNKEFRGVLKDFLLSKNVFDILAMADDGIKAIEAVEKYEPDVLILDIIMPHLDGLGVLEKMHKSNLSKFPKVIILSAVGHDKITQRAINMGVDYYIIKPFNFDSFAERLLQISGYETSKVQIRNKEIIYNENAQKELSLEAKITDILHEVGVPAHIKGYQYLRTAIIDVVNNVELLGAITKELYPSIAIKYSTTASRVERAIRHAIEVACNRGKIETINNIFGYTIHNNKGKPTNSEFIAMISDKLRLEQKVS encoded by the coding sequence ATGAAAGAAAAGGTAAAAATTGTTATTGCGGATGATAATAAAGAGTTTAGAGGTGTATTAAAAGATTTTTTATTATCAAAAAATGTTTTTGATATTTTAGCAATGGCTGACGATGGTATAAAAGCTATTGAGGCAGTTGAAAAGTATGAGCCTGATGTTCTTATACTTGATATAATTATGCCTCATCTTGATGGTTTAGGTGTTTTGGAAAAAATGCATAAAAGTAATTTAAGCAAATTTCCAAAAGTTATTATCTTATCTGCTGTCGGACATGATAAAATCACTCAAAGAGCAATTAATATGGGAGTTGATTATTACATAATAAAACCATTTAATTTTGATTCATTTGCTGAAAGGTTATTACAAATATCTGGTTACGAGACATCAAAAGTACAAATTCGAAACAAAGAAATAATATACAATGAAAATGCTCAAAAAGAATTGAGTCTTGAAGCAAAGATAACCGATATATTACATGAAGTTGGTGTTCCAGCTCACATAAAAGGTTATCAATATCTTAGAACTGCGATTATAGATGTTGTAAATAATGTAGAATTATTAGGTGCAATAACTAAAGAATTATATCCAAGTATAGCTATAAAATATTCAACCACTGCAAGTAGAGTTGAAAGAGCAATTAGACATGCTATTGAAGTTGCTTGTAATAGAGGCAAAATTGAAACAATTAATAATATATTCGGATATACAATTCATAATAATAAAGGTAAACCAACAAATAGCGAGTTTATTGCTATGATTTCAGATAAATTAAGGCTAGAACAAAAAGTATCGTAG
- a CDS encoding phosphopentomutase: MINRVILIVLDSVGIGELPDANLFKDEGSNTVKNIYKAVKNFELPNLDKMGLLDIEGLEDLKKSNIKYLSSHGRSLEKSMGKDTTTGHWEMSGIILPNAFPTYPNGFDDEIIKEFEKRTKRHVIGNCVASGTEIIQRLGDEHVKSGDLIVYTSADSVFQIAAHEEIVPLEELYEACKIARELLQGERGVGRVIARPFIGKSGDYKRTENRRDFSLIPIKDTMLDFISKSGKEVYAIGKIEDIFVNKGITKASHTKNNFEGIEATIQAINEDTEGLIFTNLVDFDMLYGHRNNVEGYAEALQYFDGKLEEIKIALKPSDVLIITADHGCDPTTPSTDHSREYIPIIVYGESIKENNNFGTLDTFSCIGKTILDILNIENDIDGYSIKDKILK; the protein is encoded by the coding sequence ATGATTAATAGGGTTATATTGATAGTATTAGATAGCGTTGGGATAGGAGAACTACCAGATGCTAATTTATTTAAAGATGAGGGAAGCAATACAGTTAAAAATATATATAAAGCTGTAAAAAACTTTGAATTACCGAATTTGGATAAAATGGGATTATTAGATATTGAAGGATTAGAAGATTTAAAAAAATCCAATATAAAATATTTATCATCTCATGGTAGATCATTGGAAAAATCAATGGGAAAAGATACAACAACAGGTCATTGGGAAATGAGTGGTATTATATTACCAAATGCATTTCCAACATATCCAAATGGATTTGATGATGAAATTATTAAAGAATTTGAAAAAAGAACAAAGAGACATGTTATAGGGAATTGTGTAGCATCTGGAACAGAAATTATACAAAGACTTGGTGATGAACATGTTAAGAGTGGAGATTTAATTGTTTATACATCTGCTGATAGTGTATTTCAAATTGCAGCACATGAAGAAATAGTTCCTTTAGAAGAATTATATGAAGCATGCAAAATAGCAAGAGAACTATTGCAAGGTGAACGCGGAGTAGGTAGAGTTATAGCTAGACCTTTTATAGGTAAATCAGGTGATTATAAACGTACAGAAAATAGAAGAGACTTCTCATTGATTCCAATAAAAGATACTATGCTTGATTTTATATCAAAATCAGGCAAAGAAGTATATGCTATAGGAAAGATAGAAGATATATTTGTTAATAAGGGAATAACTAAAGCTTCACACACTAAAAACAATTTTGAAGGTATAGAAGCTACCATACAAGCTATAAATGAAGATACAGAAGGTCTAATATTTACAAATCTTGTTGATTTTGATATGCTTTACGGTCATAGAAATAATGTAGAAGGATATGCAGAAGCATTGCAATATTTTGATGGAAAGCTTGAAGAAATAAAAATTGCATTAAAACCTTCAGATGTTTTAATTATAACTGCTGACCATGGATGTGATCCTACAACTCCAAGCACAGATCATTCAAGAGAGTATATTCCAATCATAGTTTATGGAGAAAGCATTAAAGAAAATAATAATTTTGGTACTTTAGATACTTTTTCTTGTATAGGAAAAACTATTTTAGACATACTCAATATTGAAAATGATATTGATGGGTACAGCATAAAAGATAAAATTTTGAAATAA
- a CDS encoding ScpA family protein, which yields MEYSINLSTFQGPFDLLFYLIEKREVDIYDIPISEITEQYLAYLDEMKQLNLNITSEFILMAATLIEIKSKMLLPIKEKECEDPRLELVNQLLEYKICKYASERLKEFENNTNFYYTKPKEEIEVEDLNHREQFSINEVNVYELYNVFIKLLKEKDIQIVENTSKINKIYRDSFSVKDCVDSILVKLKAKPFVSVFALFKENTNRLNTKEYVVSIFLAVLELSKMKGIKIMQNDNFSDIHILSEN from the coding sequence ATGGAGTATTCAATAAATTTATCAACATTTCAAGGACCATTTGATTTATTGTTTTATCTAATTGAAAAACGCGAGGTTGATATATACGATATACCTATATCTGAAATTACTGAACAATATCTAGCATATTTAGATGAAATGAAGCAATTAAATTTAAATATCACAAGTGAATTTATATTAATGGCAGCAACATTGATAGAAATTAAATCTAAAATGCTATTGCCAATAAAGGAAAAAGAATGCGAAGATCCAAGACTAGAACTTGTAAACCAATTGCTTGAATACAAGATATGCAAATATGCATCTGAAAGGTTAAAAGAATTTGAAAATAATACTAACTTTTACTATACAAAGCCTAAAGAAGAAATAGAAGTTGAAGATTTAAATCATAGAGAGCAATTTTCTATTAATGAAGTAAATGTATATGAATTATACAATGTTTTTATTAAGCTTTTGAAGGAAAAGGATATACAAATAGTTGAAAACACTTCTAAAATCAATAAAATATATCGAGACAGTTTTAGTGTAAAAGATTGTGTAGATAGTATTTTAGTTAAGCTTAAAGCAAAACCATTCGTATCTGTTTTTGCCTTGTTTAAAGAAAATACTAATAGATTAAACACCAAAGAATATGTTGTTTCAATTTTTTTAGCGGTACTTGAGCTTTCTAAAATGAAAGGAATAAAAATTATGCAAAATGACAACTTTAGCGATATTCATATTCTTTCTGAAAATTAA
- the spoIVB gene encoding SpoIVB peptidase, translating into MKHCKIKVLFLISIIAIFVFSIYVVENNLIISYKYYNPFIQDEQVSTKTKYVIPGGQTIGVELKTKGILVVGLADVVNDNKITTSPANDAGIRIGDKIIAVDSIPIATTNDFVFYVAKQGIKEYNLEIERNGNRIQILLMPVKRYDSNDIIFGFWARDNIAGIGAITYIDPETNSYSAVAHGITDADTGDLIDIDFGAISKASITNIKTGKKGNPGEIVGFILRDEGKLGDVKQNTCYGIKGTLNEKGMNYFTNDLIEVGDRDEIQPGPAKILSNIDDKIKEYDIEIVKLYYQGRPSDKSLVIKIVDTELLSLTNGIIQGMSGCPIIQNGKLVGAVTHVFVNDPTRGYGVYIEWLIDEKTQNKSNL; encoded by the coding sequence ATGAAACATTGCAAAATAAAAGTTTTATTCTTAATTTCAATAATAGCTATATTTGTTTTCTCTATATACGTTGTAGAAAATAATTTAATTATTTCCTATAAATACTATAATCCTTTTATTCAAGATGAGCAAGTAAGTACAAAAACAAAATATGTGATACCTGGTGGACAGACAATTGGAGTTGAATTGAAAACTAAAGGAATTCTAGTTGTTGGTTTAGCTGATGTTGTAAACGATAACAAAATAACAACATCTCCAGCTAATGATGCAGGTATAAGAATAGGTGATAAAATAATCGCAGTTGACTCTATACCTATTGCTACAACAAATGATTTTGTTTTTTATGTTGCAAAACAAGGAATAAAAGAGTATAATTTAGAAATAGAAAGAAATGGTAATAGAATACAAATTTTACTAATGCCAGTTAAGAGGTATGATTCAAATGATATAATATTTGGTTTCTGGGCAAGAGACAATATAGCCGGAATTGGCGCAATAACATATATAGATCCTGAGACTAATTCCTATAGTGCGGTCGCTCATGGTATAACTGATGCAGATACAGGTGATTTGATCGATATTGATTTTGGTGCTATTTCAAAAGCATCTATAACTAATATTAAAACAGGCAAAAAAGGTAATCCTGGAGAAATAGTAGGGTTTATCTTAAGAGATGAAGGTAAACTTGGAGATGTAAAACAAAACACATGTTATGGTATAAAAGGTACATTAAATGAAAAGGGTATGAATTATTTTACTAACGATTTGATAGAAGTTGGTGATAGAGATGAAATTCAGCCTGGACCTGCCAAAATTTTATCTAATATTGATGATAAAATAAAAGAATATGACATAGAAATTGTAAAATTATATTATCAAGGTAGACCTAGTGACAAAAGCTTAGTGATAAAAATTGTAGATACAGAATTATTATCATTGACAAATGGTATAATTCAAGGAATGAGTGGATGTCCTATTATTCAAAATGGTAAGCTTGTAGGTGCAGTTACACATGTATTTGTGAATGATCCAACTAGAGGATATGGTGTGTACATTGAGTGGTTAATTGATGAAAAAACTCAAAACAAATCCAATTTGTAG
- a CDS encoding arginine repressor, with product MKKYTRQSKILELISKMEIETQEELAEGLKNMDIDVTQATISRDIKELRLVKTMSKSGKHKYTTIGQSQEGITDRLNKIFENSVVSIDSAMNIVVIKTIPGAAQICASAIDNMCLENIAGSLAGDDTLFVAIKNLEAVDEILDEFRRIIR from the coding sequence ATGAAAAAGTATACAAGACAATCAAAAATATTAGAATTAATTTCAAAAATGGAAATAGAAACACAGGAAGAGTTAGCAGAAGGCTTAAAAAATATGGATATAGATGTAACACAAGCCACTATTTCTAGAGATATTAAAGAACTTAGATTAGTAAAAACAATGTCTAAGAGTGGAAAACATAAATATACAACAATTGGACAAAGTCAAGAGGGAATAACAGATAGATTAAATAAAATATTTGAAAATTCAGTTGTTTCTATAGATAGTGCAATGAATATTGTAGTGATAAAAACTATACCTGGTGCTGCACAAATATGTGCTTCAGCTATAGACAATATGTGTTTAGAAAATATAGCAGGTTCATTAGCTGGAGATGACACTCTTTTTGTTGCTATCAAGAATCTTGAAGCAGTAGATGAAATTTTGGATGAATTTAGAAGAATTATAAGATAA